One window of Solwaraspora sp. WMMA2056 genomic DNA carries:
- a CDS encoding GTP-binding protein — MADYLKASGGDADLLRVATAGSVDDGKSTLVGRLLYDSRSVLSDQLAAIGARSPVNGQDGPDLALLTDGLRAEREQGITIDVAYRYFATASRRFVLADNPGHVQYTRNMVTGSSTAQVTVVLIDARKGVVEQTRRHTAVAALLRVPRVVAAVNKMDLVDWDEQTFARTAQAFAECADRLGVPEVATIPVSALRGDNVIAPSAHTDWYGGPTLLEYLESVPVGDTDVAQAARLPVQCTLTADDGRQLPAGQLVAGTLRVGEPVAVLPAGRTSVIESIDVLGRPATVATAPQSVTVRLADPVDVHRGDLIAPLASSPLVRRHLTPTLCVLTGGGLRAGDRYLIRHGTQIVDATVTRLVDRLDLATLRRVTGPEVLQVNDIGRVALELDRPLPLDDYPQYRRTGSFLVIDKSRGDTIAAGMTG; from the coding sequence ATGGCCGACTACCTGAAGGCATCCGGTGGCGACGCGGACCTGCTCCGGGTCGCCACGGCCGGTTCGGTCGACGACGGCAAGTCCACGCTGGTGGGACGTTTGCTCTACGACTCGAGGTCGGTGCTCAGCGACCAGCTCGCCGCGATCGGGGCCCGGTCGCCGGTCAACGGCCAGGACGGGCCGGACCTGGCTCTGCTGACCGACGGGCTGCGCGCCGAGCGCGAACAGGGAATCACCATCGACGTCGCGTACCGGTACTTCGCCACCGCCAGTCGACGGTTCGTCCTGGCCGACAACCCCGGGCACGTGCAGTACACCCGGAACATGGTGACCGGATCGTCGACCGCGCAGGTGACGGTGGTGCTGATCGATGCCCGCAAGGGCGTGGTGGAGCAGACCCGGCGCCACACCGCGGTTGCGGCCCTGCTACGGGTCCCCCGGGTGGTCGCGGCGGTGAACAAGATGGATCTGGTCGACTGGGACGAGCAGACCTTCGCCCGTACGGCCCAGGCCTTCGCCGAATGCGCCGACCGGCTCGGCGTCCCGGAGGTGGCCACCATCCCGGTGTCAGCGCTGCGCGGGGACAACGTCATCGCCCCATCGGCACACACCGACTGGTACGGCGGTCCCACCTTGCTCGAGTACCTCGAATCCGTACCCGTCGGCGATACCGATGTCGCACAGGCGGCGCGGCTTCCGGTGCAGTGCACACTCACCGCCGACGACGGACGGCAGCTCCCGGCCGGGCAGCTCGTCGCCGGTACGCTGCGGGTGGGTGAGCCGGTCGCGGTCCTGCCCGCCGGCCGGACCTCCGTGATCGAGTCGATCGACGTCCTCGGCCGGCCGGCCACGGTGGCGACCGCCCCGCAGTCGGTGACGGTGCGGCTCGCCGACCCCGTCGACGTGCACCGGGGTGACCTGATCGCGCCGCTGGCCAGCAGCCCCCTGGTACGCCGCCACCTGACGCCGACCCTGTGTGTGCTCACCGGCGGTGGACTGCGGGCGGGCGACCGCTACCTGATCAGGCACGGAACCCAGATCGTCGACGCCACGGTGACCCGGCTCGTGGACCGTCTGGACCTGGCGACGCTGCGCCGGGTCACCGGGCCGGAGGTGCTCCAGGTCAACGACATCGGTCGGGTGGCGCTGGAGCTGGACCGGCCACTTCCACTGGACGACTATCCGCAGTACCGGCGAACCGGATCGTTCCTGGTGATCGACAAGAGCCGCGGCGACACGATCGCCGCCGGCATGACCGGCTGA
- a CDS encoding hydroxyisourate hydrolase, whose amino-acid sequence MRSISVEVMDQTFGRPAEGVPVALSCEVDAVWQTMLSARTDATGGVVGQRISRACGRYRLAVDLDGYFSAMGLEPLVSSLDFCFRVTRPYENVRLLVAVTPAALSVRRLTTVDRPSG is encoded by the coding sequence ATGCGGTCGATCTCAGTCGAGGTGATGGACCAGACGTTCGGACGTCCCGCCGAGGGCGTCCCGGTGGCGTTGTCCTGTGAGGTCGACGCCGTGTGGCAGACCATGCTGAGCGCCCGCACCGACGCCACCGGCGGCGTCGTGGGCCAGCGGATCTCCAGAGCCTGCGGCCGGTACCGACTGGCGGTGGATCTCGATGGCTACTTCTCGGCCATGGGCCTGGAACCGCTGGTGTCGTCGCTGGACTTCTGTTTCCGCGTCACCCGCCCCTACGAGAACGTGCGGCTGCTGGTGGCGGTCACTCCGGCCGCCTTGTCGGTACGCCGTCTGACGACCGTCGACCGACCGAGCGGCTAG
- a CDS encoding HAD family hydrolase, with translation MSELIIFDCDGVLVDSEILSAQVAREMAAERGVAVNTGEALELIHGRKVAEWVAELETMAGARLRDSFVAEFRQRTAQRFARELRPVPGVAQVLRDLDTTFCVASSAPMEKIRYVLTLTGLLRYVDGRIYSAYDHQTWKPDPDLFLRAADDFGCRPARCAVIEDSLVGVRAGVSAAMTVFGYAPPDTGTPAGRLATVLAAAGATTFATMTELPGLLDHWRNRQLESAVSR, from the coding sequence ATGTCCGAACTGATCATTTTCGACTGTGACGGCGTACTTGTCGACAGCGAGATCCTGAGCGCCCAGGTCGCCCGGGAGATGGCTGCCGAGCGGGGTGTCGCGGTGAACACCGGGGAGGCGCTGGAACTCATTCATGGACGCAAGGTCGCCGAGTGGGTGGCCGAGCTGGAGACCATGGCCGGCGCGCGGCTGCGGGACTCGTTCGTCGCGGAGTTCCGGCAGCGGACGGCGCAGCGGTTCGCTCGGGAGCTGCGGCCGGTGCCGGGGGTGGCCCAGGTGCTCCGGGACCTCGACACCACCTTCTGCGTCGCGTCGAGCGCGCCGATGGAGAAGATCAGATACGTACTCACCCTGACCGGCCTGCTGAGGTACGTCGATGGCAGGATCTACAGTGCGTACGATCATCAGACCTGGAAGCCGGACCCGGACCTGTTCCTGCGCGCCGCCGACGACTTCGGTTGTCGGCCAGCCCGGTGCGCGGTGATCGAGGACAGCCTGGTGGGGGTCCGCGCCGGTGTCAGCGCCGCGATGACGGTCTTCGGGTACGCACCACCGGACACGGGTACCCCGGCCGGCCGGCTGGCCACGGTGCTGGCCGCCGCAGGTGCCACCACTTTCGCCACCATGACGGAGCTTCCCGGGCTCCTCGACCACTGGCGGAACCGGCAGCTGGAGTCTGCGGTCAGCCGGTGA
- a CDS encoding class I SAM-dependent methyltransferase, with product MTYATTTSGPPTSAAPTELADDHADQYVRPFVDRWDELIDWDRRGQSEGQFFVDILRAAGARQVLDVATGTGYHAVRLAEAGFQVTAADASAEMLRRAEHNARARGQVLPFVPADWRDLPATVSGRYDAVLCLGSSFPHLFEPADQVRALESFHAMLRPGGLLLLDHRNFDAIRAARYQSSGQHYYCGSGVRVSVASVDKQRCRFRYAFADGHTYHLEVYPILTTELLDLLGGHGFGGVRTFGDFQPYRPDTDPDFVIHVAQRQ from the coding sequence ATGACCTACGCGACCACGACGAGCGGACCGCCGACGTCGGCAGCCCCCACCGAACTCGCCGATGACCACGCGGACCAGTACGTACGGCCGTTCGTCGACCGTTGGGACGAGCTGATCGACTGGGACCGGCGGGGCCAGAGCGAAGGACAGTTCTTCGTCGACATCCTTCGGGCTGCCGGTGCCCGGCAGGTGCTGGACGTCGCCACCGGCACCGGATACCACGCGGTCCGGTTGGCCGAGGCCGGGTTCCAGGTCACCGCCGCCGACGCCAGCGCGGAGATGCTCCGCCGGGCGGAGCACAACGCCCGCGCACGAGGGCAGGTGCTGCCCTTCGTCCCGGCCGACTGGCGGGACCTGCCCGCCACGGTGTCCGGGCGCTACGACGCGGTGCTCTGCCTGGGCAGCTCGTTTCCACATCTGTTCGAGCCGGCCGACCAGGTACGGGCGTTGGAGTCCTTTCACGCCATGCTCCGGCCCGGTGGCCTGCTGCTGCTGGACCATCGCAACTTCGACGCGATCCGCGCCGCGCGCTACCAGAGCTCCGGCCAGCACTACTACTGCGGCTCCGGGGTGCGGGTGAGCGTGGCCAGCGTCGACAAGCAGCGGTGCCGGTTCCGGTACGCGTTCGCTGACGGCCACACCTACCACCTCGAGGTGTACCCGATCCTCACCACGGAGCTGCTCGACCTGTTGGGCGGGCACGGTTTCGGCGGCGTCCGTACCTTCGGCGACTTCCAACCATACCGCCCCGACACGGACCCGGACTTCGTGATCCACGTCGCCCAGCGGCAGTAG
- a CDS encoding MFS transporter, whose protein sequence is MSSSTIQPAARRPRTAGLTAVVLTVLLTSFVAATYGFGFYLFAQLVTDMRADLGFGYTAVGVITAGGQFGFMLFALLGAWAAARFGGGQVIIGSVALCGAALVLLPLSDHIAIVGVLLVVLGGTAASVYVPMVEIVARAIGYQHRGKVLGLISSGTSYGVFVNSLLVPVFLRADNWRGVWWTVGSGTLVVTVVAAVVFWRLGLFRHTRQPTTGTGRTPPRTAARAMVVPWMLIIWSITFLNGFATMPFQNYLSPYLREGLDFSVEYSATVWGVIGFVGMFAGFLVGWFSDRTGVRLALLFCYGSILASAALLIVTPTGVFPVVAGVLFAVAFYPIFGLVPAYIAKTASGSAATTVFGVANVTLGVGGMLGNYLAGVLREVTESFLPIYAMIAVALVVLGALSLLLPREGLPEQPDARPAETDIQHGPEIGRPDTTRPPADGRPDRTDAPGVAAAAFRR, encoded by the coding sequence ATGAGCAGTTCAACGATCCAACCGGCGGCGCGGCGACCGCGTACCGCCGGACTCACCGCCGTCGTTCTCACCGTGCTGCTGACCAGCTTCGTCGCCGCGACCTACGGTTTCGGCTTCTACCTGTTCGCTCAGCTGGTGACGGACATGCGCGCGGATCTGGGCTTCGGATACACCGCGGTCGGGGTGATCACCGCAGGCGGGCAGTTCGGCTTCATGTTGTTCGCGCTGCTCGGCGCGTGGGCGGCGGCCCGCTTCGGCGGCGGACAGGTGATCATCGGCTCGGTGGCGCTCTGCGGCGCCGCTCTGGTGCTGCTCCCGCTGAGCGACCACATCGCGATCGTGGGAGTCCTGCTGGTCGTTCTCGGCGGTACCGCCGCCTCGGTGTACGTGCCGATGGTCGAGATCGTCGCCAGGGCGATCGGTTACCAGCACCGGGGGAAGGTGCTGGGTCTGATCTCCAGCGGCACCAGCTACGGCGTCTTCGTCAACAGCCTGCTGGTGCCGGTGTTCCTGCGGGCGGACAACTGGCGCGGTGTCTGGTGGACGGTCGGCTCCGGCACGCTCGTGGTGACGGTCGTCGCAGCGGTGGTCTTCTGGCGCCTCGGCCTGTTCCGTCACACGCGGCAACCCACGACGGGCACGGGGCGGACACCGCCCCGGACGGCGGCCCGGGCGATGGTCGTGCCCTGGATGCTGATCATCTGGTCGATCACGTTCCTCAACGGCTTCGCCACCATGCCGTTCCAGAACTACCTCTCGCCGTACCTGCGGGAAGGACTCGATTTCTCGGTGGAGTACAGCGCCACGGTCTGGGGAGTGATCGGGTTCGTCGGCATGTTCGCCGGGTTCCTCGTCGGCTGGTTCTCCGACCGGACCGGCGTCCGGTTGGCACTGCTGTTCTGCTACGGGTCCATCCTCGCCTCCGCCGCGCTTCTGATCGTCACCCCGACCGGGGTGTTCCCGGTCGTCGCCGGTGTGCTGTTCGCGGTCGCGTTCTATCCGATCTTTGGTCTGGTACCGGCGTACATCGCCAAGACCGCCAGCGGATCCGCGGCCACCACGGTGTTCGGCGTGGCGAACGTGACGTTGGGAGTGGGCGGCATGCTCGGCAACTACCTGGCCGGGGTTCTGCGCGAGGTCACCGAGAGCTTCCTGCCCATCTACGCGATGATCGCGGTCGCCCTGGTGGTGCTGGGCGCGTTGTCCCTGTTGCTGCCTCGGGAGGGCCTGCCGGAGCAGCCCGACGCCCGCCCGGCCGAAACCGACATCCAGCACGGCCCGGAGATCGGCCGGCCGGACACCACGCGTCCGCCCGCCGACGGTCGTCCCGACCGAACCGACGCACCCGGCGTCGCGGCGGCCGCGTTCCGTCGGTAG
- the cysD gene encoding sulfate adenylyltransferase subunit CysD, whose amino-acid sequence MVLTLPAAGSDWDQRPARAALPHLDELEAEAVAILRETAGQFERPAILFSGGKDSMAAVHLAGKAFSPTRIPFALLHVDTGHNFPEVIEFRDRVVADLGLELIVARVQDYLDRGEVAERPDGSRNKLQTVPLLDSVARHRFDALIGGARRDEEKARAKERVFSLRDEFGAWDPRRQRPELWQLYNGLHVSGEHVRVFPLSDWTELDVWQYIEREGIELPSIYFSHLRQVFARDGSWLAPGRWGGPRGDERVVNRRVRYRTVGDMSCTGAVESTAGTVRDVITEITSSRVSERGASRIDDRLCESAMEDRKREGYF is encoded by the coding sequence ATGGTCTTGACATTGCCAGCAGCGGGGTCCGACTGGGACCAGCGACCAGCCAGGGCCGCGTTGCCGCACCTGGACGAGCTCGAAGCGGAGGCGGTGGCGATTCTGCGGGAGACCGCGGGTCAGTTCGAACGCCCGGCGATTCTCTTCTCCGGCGGCAAGGATTCGATGGCCGCGGTGCACCTCGCGGGCAAGGCCTTCTCCCCGACACGCATTCCGTTCGCGCTACTGCACGTGGACACCGGCCACAACTTTCCCGAGGTGATCGAGTTCCGCGACCGGGTGGTCGCCGACCTCGGGTTGGAACTGATCGTGGCCCGGGTGCAGGACTACCTCGATCGTGGCGAGGTCGCGGAGCGGCCGGACGGCAGCAGAAACAAGCTACAGACCGTCCCGCTGTTGGACAGTGTGGCGCGGCACCGCTTCGATGCGCTGATCGGCGGGGCCCGCCGCGACGAGGAGAAGGCGCGTGCCAAGGAGCGGGTCTTCTCCCTGCGTGACGAGTTCGGCGCCTGGGACCCCCGTCGGCAACGACCGGAGCTGTGGCAGCTCTACAACGGGCTGCACGTGTCCGGTGAGCACGTCCGGGTCTTTCCGTTGTCCGACTGGACCGAGCTGGATGTCTGGCAGTACATCGAGCGGGAGGGTATCGAGCTGCCGTCGATCTACTTCAGCCACCTTCGGCAGGTCTTCGCCCGCGACGGCTCCTGGCTGGCACCCGGCCGCTGGGGTGGCCCACGCGGGGACGAGCGGGTCGTCAACCGCCGGGTGCGTTACCGCACGGTGGGCGACATGTCCTGCACCGGGGCAGTGGAGTCGACGGCCGGCACGGTCCGCGACGTGATCACGGAGATCACCTCGTCCCGGGTGAGCGAGCGCGGAGCGAGCCGAATCGACGACCGGCTCTGCGAGTCTGCCATGGAGGACCGCAAGCGAGAGGGGTACTTCTGA